The region CGTGGCGGCGAATAAGGGTTAGGAGAGGGCCCGGGGCTTGGCGCCGGGCCTTTTCCATGGCCTGGGCGTTTGGCGGCGGCGGGCTGTGCGGGGGCCTGTGCTATTGCCGCCGGGTGTGCTATAATAGTTTGTGCTATAGTTTAGGCGCGATGCGCAGGGAGTGGGAACGGTGGCCGAGGGCATCAAGATAGTGTCGGAGAACCGCAAGGCGCGGCACGATTATCATATTCATGAGACGTACGAGGCGGGTCTGGTGCTGACAGGGACGGAGGTTAAGTCCCTGAGGGCGGGCCGGGCGAATCTGAAGGACAGCTATGCAAGGGTGGATAACGGTGAGCTGATGCTGCACAATATGCATATCAGCCCGTACGATCAGGGCAACCGCTTCAATCACGAGCCGCTGAGGATGCGTAAGCTGCTGATGCACCGCGTGGAGATCAATAAGCTGATCGGCAAGACGAAGGAGAAGGGCTATACGCTGGTGCCGCTGAAGCTTTATTTCACCCGCGGCAAGGCGAAGCTGGAGCTGGGGCTGGCGAGCGGCAAGCATACGTATGATAAGCGCCAGGATATCGCGGAGCGGGATGCGAAGCGGGAGATGGACCGGGAGTTCCGCGAGCGCCAGAAGTGAGTCAATTTATTAGGAAAGCTTGTTGTGCCGGCCTGCGGGCCGGCTTTTTTGCGGGGGTGTTTTGGGGGCGATGCCGAGGGCGAGGGGCGGGCGTGGTGAAGACCCTTTTGGATGGGAGGCAAGAGAGGGGAGAAGGGTGAATATAAAAAGGGGGACTTTTTTACACTATTGCCGACGGCAATTATTGTTGCCGTGAGGGGGGCAGCCTTGAGCGGGCTGCGGAAAGGAGCCGGTATGAACGCGAACGCATCGGATGGCAGTAACCCGGCGACGGCGAGGCGGGCTGAGCCGCCCGCGGATAAGTATCTGCGCGAGATATGGTTGGCGGGGGGCTGCTTTTGGGGGCTGGAGGCTTATTTGGCGGCGCTGGACGGGGTGGTGTACACGAATGTTGGCTATGCCAACGGGACGACGGCGAATCCTACGTATGAACAGGTGTGTTACGAGAATACGGGCCACGCCGAGACGGTGCATGTGCGGTATGATCCGCGGCGCATCGAGCTGGGGACGCTGTTGACGTATTTTTTCAAGGTGATCGATCCTACCAGCTTGAACAGGCAGGGCAACGACCGGGGGAGCCAGTACCGGACGGGCATTTATTACCGCGATGCCGCGGATAGGGAGACGATCGCCGCGAAGGTGGCCGA is a window of Selenomonadales bacterium 4137-cl DNA encoding:
- the smpB gene encoding SsrA-binding protein SmpB, whose amino-acid sequence is MGTVAEGIKIVSENRKARHDYHIHETYEAGLVLTGTEVKSLRAGRANLKDSYARVDNGELMLHNMHISPYDQGNRFNHEPLRMRKLLMHRVEINKLIGKTKEKGYTLVPLKLYFTRGKAKLELGLASGKHTYDKRQDIAERDAKREMDREFRERQK